The Brevibacterium atlanticum genome segment TGCCCGCGATGGGGCCTTGACCTCGCCCTCAGTCTAGCCCCGCACACCCGCACCGAGGCTGTCCGATTCCTCACGCTCGCCTGCGGGAATACGCGGGAGCAACCTCGCCGAGGTGGCCCGCCGGAACGTCCGCACCTGCACTCGATCGACCCTGAAGAACATGACAAGCGATTTTCCATATCTCCGAAACGTGTAAAAAATTCGGCCAATTTTTTACACGTTCCCTGAACCTGGCAATAGACTTGTCATATGTGGACACCGACTGAGCCATACAATCAACTGCGAGAACCACCGATTGAGAAGCTCGAATCCCGCGAGGTCCTCAAGGCGACGACAGAGGCACGAGCCGGCCTGGCCGCGCTCGACCAGGCAATCCACCGCCTACCCAATCCGTCGATACTGCTCAACGCGGTCACGCTGCTTGAAGCGCAGGCGAGCTCGGAAATCGAGAACATCGTGACGACTACCGACGAGCTGTTCCAACTTGCCTCGGTAGAGAGTGCCCATGCCAACCCTGCAACACGCGAGACACTTCGCTACAGAACTGCACTGTACACGGGGATCGAGGCACTGGATTCTCGCCCTTTGTCCACCATCACTGCGACACAGGTCTGTTCGAGCCTCAGCGGCCGGGACATGCGCATCCGCGATCTTCCCGGCACATTCATCGGAGACCCAATCGCACACACCATTCGGTACACTCCACCGGACGGTCCCAGCGTCATCGCCGATAAACTCGATGACTGGGAACGCTTTGTGCACGGGGACCACAAGCTCGACCCTCTGGTGGTCATGGCGGCAGCTCACTACCATTTCGAAGCCATTCACCCATTCCCCGATGGGAACGGTCGGACCGGAAGAATTCTCAACATCCTCATGCTGATCGAATCCGAACTGCTGCGGGAACCGGTGCTGTATCTTTCCCGATACATCATCGAAAACAAAAATGAGTATTACCGACTTCTGCTCGCGGTCACGAGAGACTCTGCGTGGGAAGAGTGGATTCTCTTCATGCTCGAAGCAGTCCGCCAGACAGCAAACCTGACGCTTGATCTCATCGACAAGGTCCAAGGGCTTCAAGACGATTTCCGCTCCGAAATGAAGACGAAGACTGCAATCGGCGCGAACTCCGACGTGCTCGACCTGTTGTTCGAGCGCCCCTATTGCCGAATCGTCGATGTCATCGAACGTGGGCAGGTCTCTCGACCAACTGCTTCCAAATGGCTGAATGAGCTCGTGTCTCAGTCGATGTTGGACACTGTCAAAGTGGGCAGAGACCGTCTATTCATCAACTCGCGACTGCTGAAAGTTCTATCTCGACCCATCTGATTCCCAAATCCACCATCACGTCCGCGCCGACAGCACCGTCGCCAGAGTGAGCAGGCCAGCCATGGTCACCGCCATCATCGGGTACCCGCCGAGCATTCCGGCCAGCGCCGGGCCCGCCACCGGGGCCAGCGCCGTGCCGGCGGTGATCGGGGCGACGAAGACGCCGTTGACTGCCCCGAAGTTCTTCGTCCCCCACCGGTCGGAGACCGCCTTCGCCTGCAGCAGGGTCATGCAGCCGCGCACTCCCCCGGTGACCATCGCAATGCCGATGAGCAGCCAGATCGGGCCGGGCACGAAGGCGAGCAGCCACAGTCCCACCGCGCCCGCGGCGAAGAGGATGACCGTGCGCGTCCGGGTCGACGAATGCCTCTCGAGGCTCGGGTAGCCGAAGCGTCCGGCCACCTGCCCGAACCCGACGAGCCCGAGCGCGATGGCGGCCAGACTGTAGCCGGCTCCGCGTTCGATGATGAGCGGGATGATGTTGATCGTCACCGCGAAGAGGGTGAAGGTCGCGAACGCCACGGCGATCTGGAGGGTGATGAACCGGGGGTGGCGGGTGACTGTGCGCAGTTCGGCCCGGCTCGGGCGTTCGGTGCGTTCGGCCTCCTCGTCGGTCCAAGATCGGTTGAGGAAGAACAAGTGCATCGGCAGCGCGAGGACCGCGAGCAGCCCCGCGAGGACGCCATAGGTTCCGCGCCAGCCGAGTGCGTCGATGAGCCAGGCGATGATCGGGGCGAACACCGTCGAGGCGAGCCCGCCGACGAGCGTGATCATCGTCAGCGGCTTCGTCCGCTCCGGTCCGTACCAGCGGGTGATGACGGCGAAGGCCGGCGGGTAGAGCGTCGCAGCCTGCGCGAAGCCAGCGAGGATCCAGGCGGCGAAGAAGACAGGGAGGTTCGGGGCGATCGCGACGAGACCGAGTGCCACGACGCCGATGAGCGTGCCCGTGCCCATGATCAGCCTGGGCCCGTGGTCGTCGAGCATCCGCCCGACCGCAGGTCCCATGAGCGCGGAGACGATGAGGCCGAGAGTCAGTGCGGCCGTGACGGTCGTGTGACTCCATCCCATGTCCGCGGAGATCGGCGTGACCGCGACCGGCAGCGAATAGTAGAGCAGGCCCCAGCAGACCAGCTCGGCCAGGCACAGCGCGGTCAGTCCTCCGCGCGGCCTATCGGTGACCATCAGGTCCCTCGCCGAGGTGGCCCGCCGTCGTATCCCCGACCGCGGACTGCAGCCGGTTCAGTGCCGTCTCCCAGGGGATCCGTTCCTGTTCGAGACGGACGTTGCCTTCGGTGCGGAGGCGGTCGAGGGTGCGAGTTTCGGAACCGGTCAGCCGTGGGAGCGTTCCGGTGCTCGGCTTCGGTTCGGGCACCCACAGGTCTTCATGCGCAACCAAAGTGGCCTCGTCCATGAGCACGGATTCGACCGTGGGCAGGTGACTGCGGAGGCGGTTGAGGATCGCGAAGCCGTGCGAGTCGAGGTCGCCCCAGTAGATGGTGCGGGTTCCCGCGATCCAGTCGAGGCGAGCCACTTGGTCGACGGCATAGCCGGATCCGTGCACGGCCACCGCGTCGGGCCAGGCCGGCATGGCGAGCACGGATTCGAGGTTCTCGAAGACGAAGACCACCTTCGGCAGCAGCGGCAGGCGACTGATTTGGGAGATCGGTGCGGTGATGTCGGCGAGGCGGCCGGAAGGTAGGTCGGCACTCGCGGAGGCGGTGCCTGAGCCGGCGACGCATGGAGTCGCGACGCTCGGGGTCGCAACATCTGCGCCGGGAAGCAGCGCCGGGTCGAGGATGCGCAGACGCAACCGCGGTTCGGCATCGAGGACGGATATGGCGTCGGCGTGGCCGATCCCTGCAAGCAGTGCGGTGACGAGACTGCGGTGAGCCTCGAACCATTTCGAATCGACTCCGCGGATGGGCAGCTGCCGAGGTCGCAGCGAACCGAGCCGGTGGCCGCGCAGCCAGTCGACGACGTCGACCACTGTGGTGAAGGCAGCATCACCGAGCCCGAGAATCCGCTTCGCCTGTGTTCGGATGGCTGTGGCGAGGGCGTCACCGGCCGCATCCTCGTCACTGTCCGGATCACCATCACCGTCCGGCAACTCGTCTCGGGTCCGACTCCCGCCGGCATCTGCGAACCGCCGCCGGATCGACGCGGCACGATCGCGCAGTCGCCGCCAGTCGCGAGCGATTTCGCCGCCGACGAAGGCAGCCACCTCGTCGGGCGTCGTCAGGCGCAGTCGGATGGGGACACGTTGGCGGCCGATGCGTGCCCAGTTGCGTTCCTCCCAGTCGATCTCGAGTCCCGAGGCAACGGTTCCGCTCGCCTTCTCATCAACGGCCCGCCAGCTCGCGGCCCAGTCGGCTGCGGCATTCTGATCGGCCAGCACCTGTTTCTCCGTCGGCGGCTGGAGGGCGAGCTCGACGCGCACTTCACCGACCGCCTCCGCCGCCCAGGCCGCCATCGACGAGGACAGACGCTTGCGCACCTGTGCCCGAGCCTCGGCGACGGAGAGCATGGTCATCGGCCGTCGGACTCCTCGAATTCGAACTCAGCGGAGGTGTCGGACGCACTCTCGGCAACCGCCTCGGCGGGGGATTCGTCCTTCTCGTCCCACACCATCGTCGAGGTCAGCGTCTTCTGTCGGCTCGGGTTCTCGATCGAGGTCGCCGCCCCCACATAGGGTTCGATCGTCTGCAGCAGCTTCTGCGGGGTGGCGAGCACCATGTGGAAGCCGAACTCGATGAAGATATCGAGCGCCATCCGCGTATACCGGGTGTCGGCCTTGTCGAAGGCCTCGTCGAGGATGATCGTGCCGTACTTCGAGATCGCCTCGTCCGGGTCGGCCAGCTGATAGCGCAGCGCCGCGGCCAGGCAGAAGATCACGAGCTTCTGCTGCTGCCCGCCGGACATCGCCGCACCCGAATCGTAGGTCGCGTGCGCACGCCCGTGGTCGTCGATCTCCTCGGCGAGGAAAGACACATGCAGCCGCGTGTCCAGGCATTGGGTCTTCCATACCTTGTCGACGTGCTCGCTCGAGGCGAATCGGCGCATCACCTCGGCGAGCGTGTCATACTTCTTCTCCGCGGTCTCCATATCGTCCTCACCCCAGCTGCCGGCGGCGACGAAGCGCAGATCGGCGATGAAGGCGTTGACGGTCTCCGACCGGCGCGTCTTGACCTTCAGCCGCAGGTACCGGTCCTCGTCGAACTGCGACCGCAGCAGCGACGAGTTGATCGGGGCGACCCGGTCCTCGATCTCGCGCGGGGCTGCGTGGATCTCGTTGAGCAGCTCGCCGATGAGGTCGCGCGAGCGCTGCTGGAGCAGCTCCCGGAACCGGTTCTCATGATCGGGCAGACCGTGCGCCTCGATCTCATCGAGCATCGCCAGATACGCTCGCCGATCGTCGACCTCAGCTGTGAGCTGGGAGGACACAGACGGCCATGCGGCCTTGAACTCCGCGGCCAACCGGGTCACGGACTGACCGGCCCGGCTCGCTTCGGCCTGGGCTCGGTCCTTCTCCTCCTGCAGGGTCTGCGAGACCTGCTGCCCCACCTCGGCGAGGTTCTCCCGCTTGATGCTGCGTTGGATCTTCCGGAACCGGGCATCCAATTCCTCGCCGAGGTGGCCGTCCACCTCGGGGATGCGACCGGCGTTGACGTCGTCTTCGATCCGGGTGATGCCCGACCGCAGCCCCGTCGATTCCTCGTTCGCCCGGCGCAGGGCGTAGTCGGCCTCGGAGCGTGCGGTCTCGGCGGCGTCCTTGGTCGCCTTCGCTTCGCGTTCGGCACCGATCGCCT includes the following:
- a CDS encoding Wadjet anti-phage system protein JetD domain-containing protein; the encoded protein is MTMLSVAEARAQVRKRLSSSMAAWAAEAVGEVRVELALQPPTEKQVLADQNAAADWAASWRAVDEKASGTVASGLEIDWEERNWARIGRQRVPIRLRLTTPDEVAAFVGGEIARDWRRLRDRAASIRRRFADAGGSRTRDELPDGDGDPDSDEDAAGDALATAIRTQAKRILGLGDAAFTTVVDVVDWLRGHRLGSLRPRQLPIRGVDSKWFEAHRSLVTALLAGIGHADAISVLDAEPRLRLRILDPALLPGADVATPSVATPCVAGSGTASASADLPSGRLADITAPISQISRLPLLPKVVFVFENLESVLAMPAWPDAVAVHGSGYAVDQVARLDWIAGTRTIYWGDLDSHGFAILNRLRSHLPTVESVLMDEATLVAHEDLWVPEPKPSTGTLPRLTGSETRTLDRLRTEGNVRLEQERIPWETALNRLQSAVGDTTAGHLGEGPDGHR
- a CDS encoding Fic family protein; the encoded protein is MWTPTEPYNQLREPPIEKLESREVLKATTEARAGLAALDQAIHRLPNPSILLNAVTLLEAQASSEIENIVTTTDELFQLASVESAHANPATRETLRYRTALYTGIEALDSRPLSTITATQVCSSLSGRDMRIRDLPGTFIGDPIAHTIRYTPPDGPSVIADKLDDWERFVHGDHKLDPLVVMAAAHYHFEAIHPFPDGNGRTGRILNILMLIESELLREPVLYLSRYIIENKNEYYRLLLAVTRDSAWEEWILFMLEAVRQTANLTLDLIDKVQGLQDDFRSEMKTKTAIGANSDVLDLLFERPYCRIVDVIERGQVSRPTASKWLNELVSQSMLDTVKVGRDRLFINSRLLKVLSRPI
- a CDS encoding MFS transporter yields the protein MVTDRPRGGLTALCLAELVCWGLLYYSLPVAVTPISADMGWSHTTVTAALTLGLIVSALMGPAVGRMLDDHGPRLIMGTGTLIGVVALGLVAIAPNLPVFFAAWILAGFAQAATLYPPAFAVITRWYGPERTKPLTMITLVGGLASTVFAPIIAWLIDALGWRGTYGVLAGLLAVLALPMHLFFLNRSWTDEEAERTERPSRAELRTVTRHPRFITLQIAVAFATFTLFAVTINIIPLIIERGAGYSLAAIALGLVGFGQVAGRFGYPSLERHSSTRTRTVILFAAGAVGLWLLAFVPGPIWLLIGIAMVTGGVRGCMTLLQAKAVSDRWGTKNFGAVNGVFVAPITAGTALAPVAGPALAGMLGGYPMMAVTMAGLLTLATVLSART